The Thermanaerovibrio acidaminovorans DSM 6589 genome contains a region encoding:
- the rplX gene encoding 50S ribosomal protein L24: protein MAMRIKTGDRVYVISGKDRGKEGKVLRRDVGKDLVVVENVNMVTKSVRPSQKNPQGGLVKQEAPLRACKVMLVCPACGKPTRVGRAFLDDGRKVRICKKCGEIVDKV from the coding sequence ATGGCCATGAGGATAAAGACCGGTGACAGGGTCTACGTGATATCCGGCAAGGACCGGGGCAAGGAGGGCAAGGTGCTCCGCCGCGACGTGGGGAAGGACCTTGTGGTGGTGGAGAACGTAAACATGGTCACCAAGAGCGTGAGGCCCTCTCAGAAGAACCCCCAGGGTGGCCTGGTGAAGCAGGAGGCCCCCCTTAGGGCCTGCAAGGTTATGTTGGTCTGTCCCGCCTGTGGCAAGCCCACCAGGGTGGGTCGGGCCTTCCTGGACGACGGCCGCAAGGTAAGGATCTGCAAGAAGTGCGGCGAGATAGTGGACAAGGTTTAG
- the rplN gene encoding 50S ribosomal protein L14: protein MIQLRTVLNVADNSGAKKIMCIQVRGGSYRKVGSVGDVIVASVKEAIPNSNISKGDVVKAVIVRTRKEVRRKDGTYVRFDDNAAVIIDNNGDPKGTRIFGPVARELREKRYMRIVSLAPEVI from the coding sequence GTGATCCAGCTGCGCACAGTTCTGAACGTGGCGGACAACTCCGGAGCGAAGAAGATAATGTGCATCCAGGTGCGTGGGGGCAGCTACCGGAAGGTTGGTTCCGTGGGCGACGTCATAGTGGCCTCTGTGAAGGAGGCGATCCCCAACAGCAACATAAGCAAGGGGGACGTGGTGAAGGCGGTTATCGTCAGGACCCGCAAGGAGGTTCGTCGGAAGGACGGCACCTACGTTAGGTTCGACGACAACGCGGCGGTCATCATCGACAACAACGGAGACCCGAAGGGGACGCGAATCTTCGGCCCCGTGGCCCGGGAGCTCAGGGAGAAGCGTTACATGAGGATAGTCTCCCTTGCTCCGGAAGTAATATAG
- the rpsQ gene encoding 30S ribosomal protein S17 — MEERKPYRKVRTGVVVSDKMDKTVVVKVSRMSKHALYGKPVLRVKKYMAHDEANDCRIGDLVKIEETRPLSRHKRWRVVEILERAPIFGATGEE; from the coding sequence ATGGAGGAGCGCAAGCCCTATCGTAAGGTTAGGACCGGCGTGGTGGTCAGCGACAAGATGGACAAGACCGTGGTGGTAAAGGTCTCCCGGATGTCGAAGCACGCCCTTTACGGGAAGCCGGTCCTCAGGGTTAAGAAGTACATGGCCCACGACGAGGCCAACGACTGCAGGATCGGCGACCTGGTGAAGATCGAGGAGACCAGGCCCCTGAGCCGCCACAAGCGTTGGCGGGTCGTGGAGATTTTGGAGCGGGCGCCCATCTTCGGCGCTACTGGGGAGGAATAA
- the rpmC gene encoding 50S ribosomal protein L29, translated as MDAKELRELSVEELREKHRQYKEELFNLRFQSAVGQLSNTARIREVRRTIARVLTVLREKETAGGSVGARR; from the coding sequence ATGGATGCTAAGGAACTCCGCGAGCTTTCTGTGGAGGAGCTGAGGGAGAAGCACAGGCAGTACAAGGAGGAGCTGTTCAACCTGCGGTTTCAGAGCGCGGTGGGCCAGCTTTCCAACACTGCCCGCATAAGAGAGGTAAGGCGCACCATCGCGCGGGTTCTCACGGTCCTTCGGGAGAAGGAGACCGCGGGTGGTTCTGTCGGTGCGAGGAGGTAA
- the rplP gene encoding 50S ribosomal protein L16, whose product MLSPKRVKYRKPHRTPLKGVSKGATSVDFGDYGLQALENGWITARQIEAVRVTLSRKMKKGGKIWIRVFPDRPVTRKPLETRMGKGKGNVEYWTAAVKRGRVMFEVAGVPREVVMEAFRTASHKLPIKVKMLVREGAGE is encoded by the coding sequence ATGCTGTCGCCTAAGAGAGTGAAGTACCGCAAGCCTCACAGGACGCCCCTGAAGGGGGTCTCCAAGGGGGCCACCTCGGTGGACTTTGGCGATTACGGCTTGCAGGCGCTGGAGAACGGGTGGATAACCGCCCGGCAGATAGAGGCGGTTCGAGTCACCCTCTCCAGGAAGATGAAGAAGGGTGGAAAGATCTGGATTCGGGTGTTCCCGGACCGTCCCGTTACCAGGAAGCCCTTGGAGACCAGGATGGGTAAGGGTAAGGGTAACGTGGAGTACTGGACCGCGGCGGTGAAGCGTGGCCGTGTCATGTTCGAGGTGGCCGGCGTGCCCCGGGAGGTAGTCATGGAGGCCTTCCGGACCGCGTCCCACAAGCTCCCCATCAAGGTCAAGATGCTGGTGCGGGAAGGGGCAGGTGAGTAG
- the rpsC gene encoding 30S ribosomal protein S3 yields the protein MGQKVHPVGYRLGVIYDWESRWYADKKTYAKNLHEDLELREWIKKRWGHAGISRVEIERIGNVMRFTVWTARPGVVIGKGGAEIQLVRDELQRKTGNRVMINIQEIKNPDADAQVVSEGIASALERRVSFRRAMKQSIFRAMKAGAKGIKIQCSGRLGGAEIARSEWYLEGQLPLSTLRADISYGYSVARTIYGVIGVKVWIYRGEVIGGAKAEPQVASRDRR from the coding sequence GTGGGCCAGAAAGTTCACCCGGTAGGGTACCGGCTAGGGGTCATATACGATTGGGAGTCTCGCTGGTATGCCGATAAGAAGACCTACGCCAAAAATCTCCACGAGGACCTGGAGCTCAGGGAGTGGATCAAGAAGCGCTGGGGTCATGCGGGCATAAGCCGAGTGGAGATCGAGCGGATAGGCAACGTGATGCGCTTTACTGTTTGGACCGCCCGGCCTGGTGTGGTTATAGGCAAGGGTGGGGCGGAGATCCAGCTGGTCCGGGACGAGCTTCAGAGGAAGACCGGCAACCGGGTGATGATCAACATTCAGGAGATCAAGAACCCGGACGCGGATGCCCAGGTGGTGTCCGAGGGGATCGCCTCGGCGCTGGAGCGTCGGGTGAGCTTCCGCCGGGCCATGAAGCAGTCCATCTTCCGGGCCATGAAGGCGGGGGCCAAGGGGATAAAGATCCAGTGCTCCGGCCGTCTTGGCGGGGCTGAGATAGCCCGGAGCGAGTGGTACCTGGAGGGGCAGCTTCCGCTGTCCACTTTGAGGGCGGACATAAGCTACGGCTACTCGGTGGCCAGGACCATCTACGGGGTCATAGGGGTGAAGGTTTGGATCTACCGCGGCGAGGTAATCGGCGGCGCCAAGGCGGAGCCCCAGGTTGCTTCCAGGGACAGGAGGTAA
- the rplV gene encoding 50S ribosomal protein L22: MEAKAVAKRVRIAASKVRQVLPLIRGREVGEALMILKYTPKKGARVVEKVLKSAVANAEHNYGLDVDKLVVVRASADQGSYMKRFRPVSMGRAHAYRHHTSHITVVVAER, translated from the coding sequence ATGGAAGCGAAGGCGGTTGCTAAGCGGGTTAGGATCGCCGCGTCCAAGGTCCGCCAGGTCCTTCCCCTGATAAGGGGCAGGGAGGTTGGCGAGGCGCTGATGATACTGAAGTACACCCCCAAGAAGGGAGCTAGGGTGGTGGAGAAGGTACTCAAGAGCGCCGTGGCCAACGCGGAGCACAACTATGGCCTTGACGTGGACAAGCTGGTGGTGGTCAGGGCCAGCGCGGATCAGGGTTCTTACATGAAGAGGTTCAGGCCGGTGTCCATGGGCAGGGCTCATGCTTACCGGCACCACACCAGCCACATCACCGTGGTCGTGGCGGAACGTTAG
- the rpsS gene encoding 30S ribosomal protein S19, with amino-acid sequence MARSLKKGPYVDAKLLRRIEEMNESGKKRVLKTWARRSSITPEMVGHTIAVHNGRTHVPVYISDNMVGHKLGEFAPTRKFGGHAGQERSTKSR; translated from the coding sequence ATGGCTCGATCGCTGAAGAAGGGGCCCTACGTGGACGCCAAGCTCCTCCGCAGGATAGAGGAGATGAATGAGTCGGGCAAGAAGCGGGTTTTGAAGACCTGGGCCAGGAGGTCCAGCATAACCCCTGAGATGGTTGGGCACACCATAGCGGTGCACAACGGGCGGACCCACGTTCCCGTGTACATAAGCGATAACATGGTGGGTCATAAGCTTGGAGAGTTCGCCCCCACCCGCAAGTTCGGAGGACACGCGGGTCAGGAGCGGTCCACCAAGTCCAGGTAG
- the rplB gene encoding 50S ribosomal protein L2 has protein sequence MGMKSYKPITPGRRFMVTPTYEEVTKSTPERSLIRVIKKHAGRNNTGRITMRHRGGGAKVKYRIVDFKRDKLGVPGKVAAIEYDPNRSARIALIHYLDGEKRYILCPSGLKVGDMIEAGPNADIKPGNALKLKDIPVGTVIHNIELEPGRGGVLVRSAGASAQLMAKEGKYAYVRMPSGELRLVLQECCATVGQVGNEEHENAVSGKAGRTRWMGRRPHVRGMVMNPVDHPMGGGEGRSKSNKHPVSPWGTPAKGYRTRKPKPSDKFIIRRRDK, from the coding sequence ATGGGAATGAAGAGCTACAAGCCCATCACCCCCGGCCGGCGTTTCATGGTGACCCCCACCTATGAGGAGGTCACCAAGAGCACCCCGGAGAGGAGCCTCATAAGGGTTATCAAGAAGCACGCGGGGCGCAACAACACGGGCCGGATAACCATGAGGCACCGGGGCGGTGGGGCCAAGGTAAAATACCGGATAGTGGACTTCAAGCGGGACAAGCTTGGGGTGCCTGGCAAGGTGGCGGCCATCGAGTATGATCCTAACCGTTCCGCCCGGATAGCGTTGATCCACTACCTGGACGGGGAGAAGCGGTACATCCTCTGCCCCTCGGGTTTGAAGGTGGGGGACATGATCGAGGCGGGGCCCAACGCGGACATCAAGCCGGGCAACGCGCTGAAGCTCAAGGACATCCCGGTGGGCACGGTGATCCACAACATAGAGCTGGAGCCCGGTCGGGGTGGGGTGCTGGTGAGGTCCGCCGGTGCCAGTGCCCAGCTGATGGCCAAGGAGGGCAAGTACGCCTACGTCAGGATGCCCAGCGGGGAGCTTCGGCTGGTGCTTCAGGAGTGCTGCGCCACCGTGGGTCAGGTGGGCAACGAGGAGCACGAGAACGCGGTTTCCGGCAAGGCGGGCAGGACCCGTTGGATGGGCCGGAGGCCCCACGTGCGTGGTATGGTGATGAACCCGGTGGACCACCCCATGGGTGGAGGCGAGGGTCGGAGCAAGTCTAACAAGCACCCGGTCTCACCTTGGGGTACCCCGGCGAAGGGCTACAGGACCAGGAAGCCCAAGCCTTCCGACAAGTTCATCATTCGCCGCAGGGACAAGTAA
- the rplW gene encoding 50S ribosomal protein L23 encodes MNLVAHDVILRPVITEKSSRLMENNQYTFEVHRDANKIQIRKAVEEIFKVKVLRVNTINVKSKPKRLGAFLGRSRSWKKAIVTLAPGERIEFFEGAGA; translated from the coding sequence ATGAACCTGGTGGCCCACGATGTGATCCTCCGTCCGGTTATAACCGAGAAGAGCAGCAGGCTCATGGAGAACAACCAGTACACCTTTGAGGTGCACCGGGATGCCAACAAGATACAGATCCGCAAGGCGGTGGAGGAGATCTTCAAGGTTAAGGTCCTGCGGGTCAACACCATCAACGTGAAGTCGAAGCCCAAGCGGCTCGGTGCTTTCTTAGGACGCTCGCGCTCGTGGAAGAAGGCCATCGTTACCCTGGCTCCAGGGGAGCGGATAGAGTTCTTCGAGGGCGCTGGAGCCTAG
- the rplD gene encoding 50S ribosomal protein L4 has protein sequence MPRVKQVNFNGEVIGEVELSEAVFGAPVHVPAMHQVVVAHLANCRVGTHDTKDRGEVSGGGRKPWRQKHTGRARQGSIRSPLWVGGGVAHGPHPRDYHQKVNKKVRRLALRSALTLKAKEDNMLVLERFELEAPKTKAMISFLERVQGGKKPLLVIHEPDHNVRKSASNIPGAMVLHVDSLNVYDILNHDRMIVTAEAVRKIEEVFGR, from the coding sequence ATGCCTCGGGTGAAGCAGGTCAACTTTAATGGAGAAGTGATAGGGGAGGTTGAGCTGAGCGAGGCGGTTTTCGGCGCTCCGGTTCACGTCCCGGCGATGCATCAGGTTGTGGTGGCTCATCTGGCCAACTGCAGGGTGGGCACCCACGATACCAAGGACCGTGGTGAGGTGAGCGGCGGTGGCAGGAAGCCCTGGAGGCAGAAGCATACCGGCCGGGCCCGTCAGGGTAGCATAAGGTCTCCCCTCTGGGTGGGTGGTGGTGTGGCTCATGGGCCCCACCCCAGGGACTATCATCAGAAGGTGAACAAGAAGGTTCGCCGTCTGGCCCTGAGGAGCGCTCTCACCCTCAAGGCCAAGGAGGACAACATGCTGGTCCTGGAGAGGTTCGAGCTGGAGGCTCCCAAGACCAAGGCCATGATATCCTTCCTTGAGCGGGTTCAGGGTGGGAAGAAGCCGCTTCTGGTGATCCACGAGCCGGATCACAACGTTAGGAAGTCGGCGAGCAACATCCCCGGCGCCATGGTTCTTCACGTGGACAGCCTCAACGTCTACGACATACTGAACCACGACCGGATGATAGTGACCGCCGAGGCGGTCAGGAAGATCGAGGAGGTGTTTGGCCGATGA
- the rplC gene encoding 50S ribosomal protein L3, with translation MSMGILGRKVGMTQVFDAEGRAVPVTVVEAGPCQVVEVRTPEKNGYSAVQLGFGSVKPGSVNRPMKGYFAKNGVEPKRWLREFRVDEGHGYEKGQYVKVDLFSEGETVDVVGVSKGKGYAGVMKRFGFGGGPASHGSSKFHRQPGSSGANSYPGHIFKGKTMPGRMGGERVTVKNLKVFAVDVENNLILLRGAIPGAKDGLVLIRKAAD, from the coding sequence ATGAGCATGGGGATCTTGGGCCGTAAGGTCGGAATGACCCAGGTGTTCGACGCCGAGGGCAGGGCGGTCCCCGTAACCGTTGTGGAGGCGGGTCCGTGCCAGGTGGTTGAGGTGAGGACCCCGGAGAAGAACGGTTACAGCGCCGTCCAGCTGGGCTTCGGTTCCGTGAAGCCCGGATCGGTGAACAGGCCCATGAAGGGCTACTTTGCCAAGAACGGCGTGGAGCCCAAGCGTTGGCTTCGGGAGTTCCGGGTCGACGAGGGTCACGGGTACGAGAAGGGTCAGTACGTGAAGGTTGACCTTTTCTCCGAGGGGGAGACGGTCGACGTGGTGGGCGTCAGCAAGGGTAAGGGTTACGCTGGCGTCATGAAGCGGTTTGGCTTTGGTGGCGGTCCCGCCAGCCATGGTTCTTCCAAGTTCCACCGGCAGCCCGGCTCCAGCGGGGCCAACAGCTATCCGGGGCACATCTTCAAGGGGAAGACCATGCCTGGCCGCATGGGAGGGGAGAGGGTCACCGTCAAGAACCTCAAGGTGTTCGCGGTGGACGTGGAGAACAACCTCATCCTCCTTCGCGGAGCTATACCTGGGGCCAAGGACGGGCTCGTCCTCATCCGTAAGGCTGCAGATTAA
- the rpsJ gene encoding 30S ribosomal protein S10, translated as MAKNIRIKLKAFDHRVLDASAVQIAETAERTGARVSGPIPLPTQIRKFTILKSPHKDKDAREQFEQRVHKRLIDILDPNQKTMEALMQLNLPSGVDIQIKL; from the coding sequence GTGGCCAAGAACATCAGGATAAAGCTGAAGGCCTTTGATCATCGGGTCTTGGATGCTTCGGCGGTCCAGATAGCGGAGACGGCGGAGAGGACTGGAGCTCGGGTTTCGGGCCCCATTCCTCTTCCCACCCAGATAAGGAAGTTTACGATCCTGAAGTCTCCCCACAAGGACAAGGACGCCAGGGAGCAGTTTGAGCAGCGGGTGCACAAGCGGCTCATCGACATCTTGGATCCCAATCAGAAGACCATGGAGGCCCTTATGCAGTTGAACCTTCCCTCCGGGGTCGACATACAGATCAAGTTGTAG
- the tuf gene encoding elongation factor Tu, producing MAKEKFTRSKPHLNIGTIGHIDHGKTTLTAAITKTLSKKGYADFTPFDQIDKAPEERERGITINIAHVEYQTDNRHYAHIDCPGHADYIKNMITGAAQMDGAILVVSAADGPMPQTREHVLLARQVNVPALVVFMNKCDMVDDPELLDLVEMEIRDLLSKYSFPGDEVPIIRGSALKALEADGEDEWTDKIWELMKACDEYIPTPVRETDKPFLMPIEDVFTITGRGTVVTGRVERGVIKAGDEVEIVGMRDTQKTVATSLEMFRKILDDAVAGDNVGVLLRGVGKDEVERGQVLAKPGSIKPHKHFKAEVYVLKKEEGGRHTPFFSGYKPQFYFRTTDVTGEIKLPEGVEMVMPGDNSQFEVKLIVPVALEPGLRFAVREGGRTVGAGVVTEILDK from the coding sequence ATGGCGAAGGAGAAGTTTACCAGGTCTAAGCCGCACCTGAACATAGGTACCATAGGTCACATAGACCACGGCAAGACCACGTTGACGGCGGCGATCACCAAGACGCTGTCGAAGAAGGGATACGCGGACTTCACGCCCTTTGATCAGATAGACAAGGCGCCGGAGGAGCGTGAGCGTGGGATAACCATCAACATAGCCCACGTGGAGTACCAGACGGACAACCGTCACTACGCGCACATTGACTGCCCGGGGCACGCGGACTACATCAAGAACATGATCACCGGTGCGGCTCAGATGGACGGTGCGATCCTGGTGGTGTCCGCTGCGGACGGTCCCATGCCCCAGACCCGTGAGCACGTGCTTTTGGCCCGTCAGGTGAACGTGCCCGCGCTGGTGGTGTTCATGAACAAGTGCGACATGGTGGACGATCCGGAGCTTCTGGATCTGGTGGAGATGGAGATCCGGGACCTGCTGAGCAAGTACAGCTTCCCTGGCGACGAGGTTCCCATCATTCGCGGTTCCGCGCTGAAGGCTCTTGAGGCGGATGGCGAGGACGAGTGGACCGACAAGATCTGGGAGCTCATGAAGGCCTGTGACGAGTACATTCCCACCCCTGTTCGGGAGACCGACAAGCCGTTCTTGATGCCCATCGAGGACGTGTTTACCATAACCGGTCGTGGCACGGTTGTGACCGGTCGTGTGGAGCGCGGTGTCATCAAGGCGGGAGACGAGGTTGAGATAGTGGGGATGAGGGACACCCAGAAGACGGTGGCCACCAGCCTTGAGATGTTCCGTAAGATATTGGACGACGCGGTGGCGGGAGACAACGTGGGGGTCCTTCTGCGGGGTGTAGGCAAGGACGAGGTTGAGCGGGGCCAGGTTTTGGCGAAGCCTGGCAGCATCAAGCCGCACAAGCACTTCAAGGCGGAGGTTTACGTTTTGAAGAAGGAGGAGGGTGGTCGTCACACGCCGTTCTTCTCCGGTTACAAGCCTCAGTTCTACTTCCGGACCACGGATGTTACTGGGGAGATCAAGCTTCCGGAGGGCGTGGAGATGGTCATGCCTGGGGACAACAGCCAGTTTGAGGTGAAGCTGATAGTGCCGGTGGCTCTGGAGCCGGGTCTTCGGTTTGCGGTCCGTGAGGGCGGCCGCACCGTGGGCGCCGGGGTGGTCACCGAGATTTTGGACAAGTAG
- the fusA gene encoding elongation factor G — protein MVTATNLQSIRNIGIAAHIDAGKTTTSERILFYTGRKHKIGEVHEGAATMDWMEQERERGITITSAATTCQWRDCTINLIDTPGHVDFTVEVERSMRVLDGAVAVFCAVGGVEPQSETVWRQADKYRVPRIAFVNKMDRVGADFHAVVSQMKERLGARPVPIQMPIGVEDGFVGVVDLVEFKAAIYDDELGTEYRKVEVPAELLEEAKMARDAMLEELADFDERIMNAYLEGQPIEESWIREALRANTIALNIVPVLCGSAFKNKGVQLLLDAVVDYLPSPVDIPPCEGINPDTGEPVLVKASEEEPFVALAFKIMVDPYVGRLAFCRIYSGKLDGGSSIYNSNTRRRERVGRILRMHANKREELDSASAGMIVAIPGLKQVRTGDTLCVEDRPVVLESLEFPEPVISLAVEPASKADQIKLAKGLEALSEEDPTFRVRVDEETGQTIIQGMGELHLEIIVDRLKREFGVDVKVGRPQVAYREAIRKPARAQGRFVRQSGGRGQYGDVVLEIEPLEGHKGYEFVDKIVGGVVPKEYIPAAQKGVEEAMNNGILGGYPVIGVRVSIVDGSYHEVDSSEMAFKIAGSMAFKEAMKNADPVLMEPIFSVEVVTPEEYMGDVIGDLSSRRGKVEGMGERGNARVVKAFVPLAEMFGYATDLRSKTSGRASYTMVFSHYEEVPREVAEKILKG, from the coding sequence GTGGTGACCGCAACTAACCTTCAGTCGATAAGGAACATAGGTATAGCCGCCCACATAGACGCCGGTAAGACCACCACCAGTGAGCGGATCCTCTTCTACACCGGGCGCAAGCACAAGATAGGGGAGGTTCACGAGGGCGCCGCCACCATGGACTGGATGGAGCAGGAGCGGGAGCGCGGAATCACCATCACTTCCGCCGCCACTACCTGTCAGTGGCGGGATTGCACCATCAACCTTATTGATACGCCCGGCCACGTGGACTTCACCGTGGAGGTGGAGCGCTCCATGCGGGTCCTGGATGGGGCAGTGGCGGTCTTCTGCGCCGTGGGCGGCGTGGAGCCTCAGTCGGAGACGGTTTGGCGCCAGGCGGACAAGTACCGGGTCCCCCGGATAGCCTTCGTCAACAAGATGGACCGGGTTGGGGCGGACTTCCACGCGGTGGTCTCCCAGATGAAGGAGCGTCTGGGGGCCAGGCCGGTGCCTATCCAGATGCCCATAGGGGTTGAGGACGGCTTCGTGGGCGTGGTGGACCTGGTGGAGTTCAAGGCCGCCATCTACGACGACGAGCTCGGCACCGAGTACCGCAAGGTGGAGGTGCCGGCGGAGTTGCTGGAGGAGGCCAAGATGGCCCGGGACGCCATGCTGGAGGAGCTGGCGGACTTCGACGAGAGGATAATGAACGCCTACCTGGAGGGGCAGCCCATCGAGGAGTCCTGGATCCGGGAGGCCCTGAGGGCCAACACCATAGCCCTCAACATAGTGCCGGTCCTGTGCGGTTCCGCCTTCAAGAACAAGGGGGTCCAGCTGTTGCTCGACGCGGTGGTGGACTACCTGCCCAGCCCGGTGGACATACCTCCCTGCGAGGGGATCAACCCCGATACGGGCGAGCCGGTTCTGGTCAAGGCCTCCGAGGAGGAGCCCTTCGTGGCCCTGGCGTTCAAGATAATGGTTGATCCCTACGTGGGTCGCCTGGCCTTCTGCCGGATATACTCGGGCAAGCTGGACGGCGGGTCCAGCATATACAACTCCAACACTCGCCGTCGTGAGCGGGTGGGCCGGATCCTCCGGATGCACGCCAACAAGAGGGAGGAGCTGGACTCCGCCAGCGCGGGCATGATCGTGGCCATCCCGGGGCTCAAGCAGGTTCGCACCGGGGATACCCTGTGCGTGGAGGACCGGCCGGTGGTGCTGGAGTCCCTGGAGTTCCCCGAGCCGGTCATCTCCCTGGCGGTGGAGCCCGCCAGCAAGGCGGACCAGATCAAGCTGGCCAAGGGGCTGGAGGCCCTCTCGGAGGAGGACCCCACCTTCCGGGTGCGGGTTGACGAGGAGACCGGCCAGACCATCATCCAGGGCATGGGGGAACTCCACCTGGAGATAATCGTGGATCGGCTCAAGAGGGAGTTCGGCGTGGACGTCAAGGTGGGTCGTCCCCAGGTGGCCTACCGGGAGGCGATCCGGAAGCCCGCCCGGGCCCAGGGGCGCTTCGTCCGTCAATCCGGCGGTCGGGGCCAGTACGGAGACGTGGTGCTGGAGATCGAGCCCCTGGAGGGACACAAGGGCTACGAGTTCGTGGACAAGATCGTGGGTGGCGTGGTGCCCAAGGAGTACATCCCCGCGGCCCAGAAGGGCGTGGAGGAGGCCATGAACAACGGCATCCTGGGTGGCTACCCGGTGATCGGAGTCCGGGTCTCCATCGTGGACGGGAGCTATCACGAGGTTGACTCCTCGGAGATGGCGTTTAAAATAGCAGGGTCCATGGCCTTCAAGGAGGCCATGAAGAACGCGGACCCGGTCCTCATGGAACCCATCTTCAGCGTTGAGGTGGTGACTCCGGAGGAGTACATGGGGGACGTGATCGGTGACCTTTCGTCCCGCCGCGGCAAGGTGGAGGGCATGGGAGAGAGGGGCAACGCCCGGGTGGTCAAGGCCTTCGTGCCCCTGGCGGAGATGTTCGGCTACGCCACGGACCTGAGGAGCAAGACCTCCGGAAGGGCCTCCTACACCATGGTCTTCAGCCACTACGAGGAGGTACCTCGCGAGGTGGCGGAGAAGATCCTCAAGGGGTAA
- the rpsG gene encoding 30S ribosomal protein S7: MPRKGHVKKRVTSPDPKFQSQAISKFINCLMIGGKKSIAERIMYGALDLAAQRLGMEPVDVFEKAMANVRPVVEVRPRRVGGATYQVPVEVEPDRAQALAIRWIIGYARSRKGIPMVERLARELSDACKGEGGAVKKKEDTHRMAEANRAFAHYRW; the protein is encoded by the coding sequence ATGCCTCGCAAGGGACATGTTAAGAAGCGGGTCACGTCGCCGGACCCGAAGTTTCAGAGCCAGGCGATAAGCAAGTTCATAAACTGCCTGATGATAGGCGGCAAGAAGAGCATCGCGGAGAGGATCATGTACGGTGCCCTGGACCTGGCGGCCCAGCGGCTCGGCATGGAGCCGGTGGACGTGTTCGAGAAGGCCATGGCCAACGTGCGTCCCGTGGTGGAGGTGCGTCCTCGGCGGGTTGGTGGTGCCACCTATCAGGTTCCCGTTGAGGTGGAGCCCGATCGGGCCCAGGCGCTGGCGATCCGTTGGATCATAGGTTATGCCCGGTCCCGGAAGGGGATCCCCATGGTGGAGCGTCTCGCCCGGGAGCTGTCCGACGCCTGCAAGGGCGAGGGCGGCGCGGTGAAGAAGAAGGAAGACACCCATCGTATGGCGGAGGCCAACCGGGCCTTTGCGCACTACAGGTGGTAG
- the rpsL gene encoding 30S ribosomal protein S12, translating to MPTISQLIRNGREEKRRRSSAPALQENPQRRGVCTRVYTVTPKKPNSALRKVARVRLTNGIEVTAYIPGEGHNLQEHSVVLVRGGRVKDLPGVRYHIVRGTLDCGGVEKRRQGRSKYGARRPK from the coding sequence GTGCCCACTATAAGTCAGCTGATAAGGAATGGCCGGGAGGAGAAGAGGCGTCGTTCCAGCGCCCCTGCCCTTCAGGAGAACCCCCAGAGGAGGGGGGTCTGCACCCGTGTCTACACGGTGACCCCGAAGAAGCCGAACTCCGCGTTGCGGAAGGTGGCCCGTGTTCGTCTCACCAATGGGATCGAGGTGACCGCCTACATTCCCGGTGAGGGTCACAACCTGCAGGAGCACTCGGTGGTCCTGGTTCGCGGGGGTCGTGTCAAGGACCTTCCTGGTGTTCGTTACCACATCGTCCGCGGCACCCTTGACTGCGGCGGGGTGGAGAAGAGGCGGCAGGGTCGGTCCAAGTACGGTGCCCGCCGTCCTAAGTAG
- a CDS encoding ribosomal L7Ae/L30e/S12e/Gadd45 family protein produces the protein MPLSELASEDRVVGIRSVMRKLERGELRKVFLSRDAEAELVLAVEEEALRRGVDVEWVEESVLLGRACAISRPAAAAGLRKS, from the coding sequence ATGCCCTTAAGCGAGCTTGCTTCGGAGGATCGGGTGGTTGGGATCCGTTCCGTGATGAGGAAGCTGGAGAGGGGAGAGTTGAGGAAGGTCTTTCTCTCCCGGGATGCCGAGGCGGAGTTGGTCTTGGCGGTTGAGGAGGAGGCGTTGCGTCGCGGGGTGGACGTGGAGTGGGTGGAGGAGTCGGTCCTATTGGGCAGGGCCTGTGCCATCTCCCGTCCGGCGGCGGCGGCGGGCCTCAGGAAAAGTTAA